One region of Mesobacillus boroniphilus genomic DNA includes:
- a CDS encoding undecaprenyl-diphosphate phosphatase encodes MNIWELFVAFILGLVEGLTEFAPVSSTGHMIIVDDLLLHSKQLFTEPVANTFKVVIQLGSILAVVIVFKERFINLLALQKGVSLGDSKGRLSLPKVIVGLIPAGFTGVLFEDYIDEHLFSVETVIIGLVVGAFLLIIADRLQPKKLKTEDVDQISYKQALGVGLFQCLGLWPGFSRSGSTIAGGVILGMSHRAASDFTFIMAVPIMLGASGISLLKNWEYFTIDALPFFTVGFISAFVFALIFIRFFLKLINKIKLMPFAIYRIILAGLIYFIFL; translated from the coding sequence ATGAACATTTGGGAATTATTTGTGGCATTTATACTCGGTCTAGTAGAAGGATTAACTGAATTTGCGCCTGTATCGTCTACCGGTCATATGATTATTGTCGATGACCTGCTATTGCACTCTAAACAATTATTTACAGAACCAGTTGCCAATACTTTTAAAGTAGTGATTCAATTAGGATCTATTTTAGCTGTGGTTATTGTGTTTAAGGAAAGATTCATAAACCTATTAGCTTTGCAAAAAGGGGTTTCATTAGGAGATTCCAAAGGCAGGTTAAGCTTGCCTAAAGTGATTGTTGGCTTGATTCCCGCCGGGTTTACAGGCGTTTTATTTGAGGATTATATTGATGAACACCTATTCTCCGTAGAAACAGTGATTATTGGATTAGTAGTCGGTGCATTCCTATTAATCATCGCAGACCGCTTACAACCGAAAAAACTCAAGACTGAAGACGTTGATCAAATCAGCTATAAACAAGCACTGGGAGTAGGTTTGTTCCAGTGCCTTGGTTTATGGCCTGGATTCTCCAGGTCTGGTTCTACAATTGCTGGAGGAGTTATTCTTGGAATGAGCCATCGCGCGGCTTCCGATTTCACCTTCATTATGGCGGTTCCGATCATGCTCGGTGCCAGCGGCATTTCCCTATTGAAAAATTGGGAGTATTTCACGATTGATGCTTTGCCATTTTTCACTGTAGGCTTTATCAGCGCATTCGTATTCGCGTTAATTTTCATTAGATTCTTTTTGAAACTTATCAATAAAATTAAATTAATGCCATTCGCTATTTATCGGATTATTTTGGCAGGGCTGATTTATTTTATTTTCCTTTAA
- a CDS encoding ABC transporter ATP-binding protein, with protein sequence MSQFALEVNALTKTIGKKTIVDDVSFQVERGEIFGLLGPNGAGKTTIIRMIVSLINRTGGTVLINGHDLDDSFTEAMNELGAIVENPEFYKYLSGYKNLRHYARMALSEITEDRINEVTELVGLDTAIHDKVRTYSLGMRQRLGVAQAILHKPSILILDEPTNGLDPQGIREFRDYLRLLASQGTSVLVSSHLLSEMQLMCDRFAIIEKGKLIHISSMHDNETSEEKKVKTIEVEVSNPALASKLLTEYMADVKVTSSKGSRLTLSTRKEQIPMINKLFVENDIDVYEILNVKATLEDRFLEITNKDKKEQMV encoded by the coding sequence ATGTCGCAATTTGCCCTTGAGGTAAACGCGTTAACAAAAACGATTGGTAAAAAGACAATCGTTGATGACGTGAGTTTTCAAGTAGAACGGGGTGAAATATTTGGACTTCTTGGTCCTAATGGTGCGGGGAAAACAACAATCATCCGAATGATCGTTAGTCTGATTAATCGTACAGGAGGAACTGTGTTAATAAATGGACATGATTTAGATGATTCCTTTACAGAGGCAATGAATGAATTGGGTGCCATTGTGGAAAACCCGGAATTCTATAAATACCTTAGTGGATATAAAAACCTTAGGCATTACGCTCGTATGGCATTAAGCGAAATTACTGAAGATCGAATTAACGAAGTAACCGAGCTGGTAGGACTTGATACTGCAATACATGATAAAGTTCGTACTTATTCCTTAGGGATGCGCCAACGCCTAGGGGTTGCCCAAGCAATTTTACATAAGCCGTCCATCCTAATACTGGATGAACCTACAAATGGACTAGATCCTCAGGGAATTCGTGAATTCCGTGATTATTTGCGCTTGCTCGCAAGCCAGGGAACATCTGTGTTAGTCTCCTCGCATTTATTATCAGAAATGCAGCTAATGTGCGACCGGTTTGCAATTATCGAAAAGGGAAAACTGATCCATATATCTTCCATGCATGATAATGAAACATCGGAGGAAAAAAAGGTAAAAACGATAGAAGTGGAAGTGTCAAATCCCGCCCTTGCTTCTAAGCTTTTAACAGAATATATGGCAGATGTCAAAGTGACCTCGAGTAAAGGCTCGCGTCTGACCTTATCAACTCGCAAAGAACAAATACCGATGATCAACAAGCTATTTGTTGAAAATGATATAGATGTTTATGAAATTTTAAATGTGAAAGCAACGCTGGAAGACCGCTTCTTGGAAATCACAAATAAAGATAAAAAGGAGCAAATGGTATGA
- a CDS encoding YpzG family protein, producing the protein MSYKDHLDPHSQLFHHSRSRRKHTNSQINGETQVAHNVLLARSNAKAHRMF; encoded by the coding sequence ATGAGTTACAAAGATCATTTGGATCCACACTCACAACTTTTTCACCACAGTAGGTCAAGGCGCAAGCATACAAACTCGCAGATAAATGGTGAAACTCAGGTAGCACATAATGTTCTTCTTGCGAGGAGTAACGCGAAAGCGCACCGCATGTTTTGA
- a CDS encoding glycosyltransferase family 2 protein has product MNMPILTIIVPCYNEEEVLEDTIDQLTSNLSEMIMENLISEKSKILFVDDGSKDSTWHLIYKASLINEMVKGLKLSRNAGHQNALLAGLFSAKEASDCMVTIDADLQDDILAMKEMVRKFNEGYEVVYGVRSSRESDTFFKRFTAEGFYKLMDKLGVKLVFNHADFRLMGKRAVEELEQFAESNMFLRGIVPLIGFNSTAVYYERKERLAGETKYPLRKMLAFAFDGITSFSVTPIRFVMLIGCLSFFVSLVFGLYFLTLKLFGNTELGWTSLITSIWLIGGLQLIALGLVGEYIGKIYKETKRRPKYIIDVDLFNLPVSRKLMNMEGADYESIVETRKLSENN; this is encoded by the coding sequence ATGAATATGCCGATCTTAACAATTATCGTTCCTTGTTATAATGAAGAAGAAGTTTTAGAAGACACTATTGATCAGTTAACATCAAATCTTAGTGAAATGATCATGGAAAACCTGATATCAGAAAAAAGTAAAATCTTATTCGTCGATGATGGGAGCAAGGATAGTACTTGGCACTTGATATACAAAGCAAGTTTAATTAACGAAATGGTAAAAGGACTAAAGCTATCAAGAAATGCTGGGCATCAGAATGCCTTGCTTGCCGGGCTTTTTTCAGCAAAAGAGGCATCCGATTGCATGGTAACCATCGATGCTGATCTGCAAGATGATATTCTTGCTATGAAAGAAATGGTAAGAAAGTTCAACGAGGGTTACGAGGTTGTATATGGTGTGCGGAGCAGCAGGGAGAGTGATACATTCTTCAAACGTTTCACTGCAGAAGGTTTTTACAAGCTAATGGACAAGCTTGGGGTCAAACTGGTGTTCAACCACGCCGATTTTCGCTTGATGGGCAAGAGGGCCGTTGAAGAATTGGAGCAATTTGCGGAAAGTAATATGTTTCTTCGTGGAATTGTTCCATTAATCGGTTTTAACTCTACTGCTGTTTATTATGAAAGAAAGGAACGGCTTGCAGGGGAAACGAAATATCCATTAAGGAAAATGCTAGCGTTTGCCTTTGACGGAATCACTTCATTTTCAGTTACACCGATAAGATTCGTTATGCTTATAGGATGTCTCTCTTTTTTTGTAAGCCTTGTATTCGGTTTATACTTTCTTACATTGAAGCTTTTTGGGAACACAGAACTTGGATGGACATCCCTGATTACCTCGATATGGCTGATAGGGGGACTGCAGCTAATTGCCCTTGGTTTGGTCGGAGAGTATATAGGTAAAATCTATAAAGAAACAAAGCGGAGACCGAAGTATATCATCGATGTCGATCTCTTTAACCTGCCTGTGTCCAGGAAATTGATGAACATGGAAGGGGCAGATTATGAGTCAATCGTTGAAACTCGGAAGCTATCTGAGAATAACTAA
- a CDS encoding GNAT family N-acetyltransferase has product MNPILLDFPTEFETDRLFIRMPLPGDGAVTCESINASLKELQPWMPFAQKEQTVEETEVVIRQGYLNFLNRSDLRLLVFKKDTREFVASSGLHRINWDVPKFEIGYWIDTRYSRRGYMTEAVQGITDFAVRELKARRIEIRCDSLNTKSRAIPEKLGFALDGILKNDSVSVDGELRDTCIYSKIF; this is encoded by the coding sequence GTGAATCCTATTTTATTGGATTTTCCAACTGAATTCGAAACAGACCGGCTTTTTATCAGGATGCCGCTGCCTGGTGACGGTGCTGTCACATGTGAATCAATAAATGCATCTTTAAAAGAACTTCAACCATGGATGCCATTTGCCCAAAAGGAACAAACGGTTGAAGAAACAGAAGTAGTGATCAGACAAGGATATTTGAATTTTTTAAATCGGTCAGACCTGAGGCTCCTTGTATTTAAGAAAGATACCAGGGAATTTGTTGCCTCATCCGGTCTACATAGAATCAACTGGGATGTCCCAAAATTCGAAATCGGTTATTGGATTGACACTCGATATAGCAGGCGAGGGTATATGACAGAGGCCGTCCAGGGAATCACTGATTTTGCCGTTCGAGAGCTTAAGGCCCGCAGAATCGAAATTAGGTGTGATTCATTGAATACAAAAAGCAGGGCGATCCCTGAAAAATTAGGGTTTGCTCTCGATGGCATACTAAAGAATGATTCAGTTTCAGTTGACGGTGAGTTAAGGGATACATGTATTTATTCTAAAATATTCTAA
- a CDS encoding GtrA family protein — MSQSLKLGSYLRITNQLAQKIVLRTTTFPPFLKFLLVGVLNTFVGMGLMLLLKNGLDWPFWYATFTGNTIGAAVSFLLNRTFTFNSSVPIQIGGPRFIIVVLACYFLSFSISRVITGAMDSITVRQFFIDSDNIAILLGAIIYTITNYIGQKSFVLRIVLKAALDAAFLLFLIWILKVNKLITTCSILNPAPAPSPSSRFGPPNEVKERLG, encoded by the coding sequence ATGAGTCAATCGTTGAAACTCGGAAGCTATCTGAGAATAACTAATCAGCTGGCGCAAAAGATTGTCCTGAGAACTACAACTTTTCCCCCATTCCTGAAATTCCTGTTAGTTGGCGTGCTGAATACATTTGTTGGAATGGGGCTGATGCTGTTACTGAAGAATGGACTGGATTGGCCATTTTGGTATGCCACATTCACAGGAAATACTATAGGTGCTGCAGTTAGTTTTCTATTGAATCGAACTTTTACATTTAATAGCAGTGTTCCCATTCAGATTGGGGGACCAAGGTTTATTATAGTTGTTCTAGCGTGTTACTTCCTTTCCTTCTCGATCAGCCGAGTGATAACGGGGGCAATGGACTCCATTACAGTAAGGCAATTTTTTATCGATTCGGACAATATCGCGATACTACTTGGGGCAATCATATACACAATCACAAACTATATTGGACAAAAATCCTTTGTTTTAAGGATAGTTCTCAAAGCAGCTCTTGATGCTGCTTTTTTGTTGTTTTTAATCTGGATTTTAAAAGTCAATAAGTTGATTACTACATGTAGTATTCTTAATCCAGCTCCAGCGCCTAGCCCCTCGAGTCGCTTCGGTCCGCCCAATGAAGTCAAAGAACGACTTGGTTGA
- a CDS encoding ABC transporter permease, translating into MIPLIQNELMKIFGKMASWIYMIVIVLAVLIAGIIYSKFSADPNPNWRQDTQDEIAMLENQMASASGDEKKMIQNQIEQTQQFLDQDINPHEKTNWHFMNDVVVGVSSLVTLFVVVVGSANVAAEFSDGTIKQLLIRPHQRWRILLSKYIAVIFYALLLVLTLIVSGYIIGLLLFGSGDFNMKIFEITLEGRKVAIVGTQFMLKMLYFIPSLLIIMTIAFMLSTLFKSQALAVGIGIFVLFFSSTLGGIILMLADKYTWAKFLIFPHLDLTVYALQERILEDITLPVSLSILAVYYAVFMMLTFFFFQKRDISI; encoded by the coding sequence ATGATTCCTTTAATACAAAATGAATTGATGAAGATATTTGGCAAAATGGCAAGTTGGATATATATGATCGTTATTGTACTGGCAGTATTAATCGCAGGAATTATCTATTCTAAATTCAGTGCAGATCCGAACCCTAATTGGAGACAGGATACCCAGGATGAAATTGCCATGCTTGAAAACCAGATGGCATCTGCTTCCGGTGACGAAAAGAAAATGATTCAAAACCAAATTGAGCAAACCCAGCAATTTCTTGATCAAGACATAAATCCGCATGAAAAAACAAACTGGCACTTCATGAATGATGTCGTGGTGGGTGTAAGCTCACTCGTCACCTTGTTCGTGGTTGTTGTCGGCAGTGCCAATGTTGCTGCAGAATTCTCCGATGGAACAATAAAGCAGCTTTTGATTCGACCGCATCAAAGATGGAGAATCCTTCTTTCAAAGTACATAGCTGTCATTTTCTATGCATTATTATTGGTCTTAACACTAATCGTATCTGGATATATCATTGGATTGCTCCTATTTGGCAGTGGGGATTTCAATATGAAGATATTTGAAATCACGCTGGAAGGGAGAAAGGTAGCCATTGTCGGTACACAATTCATGTTAAAAATGCTTTACTTCATTCCAAGCCTGCTCATCATCATGACGATTGCCTTTATGCTGTCAACATTGTTTAAAAGCCAAGCTCTAGCGGTCGGAATAGGAATTTTTGTCCTCTTCTTTTCATCTACACTCGGCGGTATTATCTTGATGCTTGCTGATAAGTATACATGGGCGAAATTTTTGATTTTCCCGCATTTGGATTTGACAGTCTATGCTCTTCAGGAAAGAATACTTGAGGATATAACATTGCCAGTATCGCTGTCCATCCTCGCTGTATATTACGCAGTATTTATGATGCTTACATTTTTCTTTTTCCAAAAGAGGGATATCAGTATTTAA
- a CDS encoding DUF6044 family protein: protein MSYLQDKERIFIVCSLIVISLFLSPYFILGDDAHIRVHDNLDSNLAWYKVLAESGQIAGPLESRISQIINGLPRNALGTEYSLIVWLYVWFPTMIAYGISQTITRFIAFLGMYLVLKDHFVKGKDKSLIRVGTALAFALTPFWPSGMLSTLGMPLALWAFFHIRNGRGTWLHYLALTLLPFYSSIVLGFFFFLSAMGLFWLSDVIRGKGWNWRFFIAIAYMTAVYLITDYRLVYSFLFDGEPNSRDEYFHARLTFWHSVRLTFKNFFLGHHHVMTVHTIIILPVIIAAMFLIWKHRKWGKERIFVFLFVLNFILSAWYAFWFYKGWLPLTERFHFLDTFNFARYHFLRPLVVYILFAIGLRILWNEKVFRRSVPWLIAAQIFLLLLTNEEIVFHKKPSVREFYAEEQFEAIKNHIGKPQNSYRVASIGLHPAIAQYNGFYTLDTYNNFYPLSYKYQFRKIFEKELEKNKRIRVYFDEWGGRCYIFTDELGKHYMFKKTSKRRIKNIELNLEPFKQMGGEYIFSSVPIDNAIENNLKLGKVFTSKDSAWKIYLYEAL, encoded by the coding sequence TTGTCTTACTTGCAGGATAAAGAGCGGATATTCATCGTGTGTTCTCTGATTGTGATTTCACTCTTCCTATCCCCATATTTTATTTTAGGAGACGATGCCCATATCCGGGTCCATGACAATCTTGACTCAAATTTGGCATGGTATAAGGTACTTGCAGAAAGTGGCCAGATTGCCGGACCGTTAGAATCCAGGATTTCTCAAATCATTAATGGGCTGCCAAGGAACGCGCTTGGAACCGAGTATAGCCTTATTGTTTGGCTGTATGTATGGTTCCCTACCATGATTGCATACGGAATAAGCCAGACAATCACAAGGTTTATTGCCTTCCTCGGAATGTATTTGGTTTTGAAGGACCACTTTGTTAAGGGAAAAGATAAGAGCCTGATTCGTGTTGGAACCGCGCTTGCATTTGCCCTTACTCCTTTTTGGCCGTCAGGAATGCTTAGTACATTGGGTATGCCACTGGCACTTTGGGCTTTTTTTCATATAAGAAATGGAAGAGGTACCTGGTTGCATTATCTTGCCCTTACTCTCTTGCCATTTTACTCAAGTATTGTTTTGGGTTTTTTCTTTTTCCTTAGTGCAATGGGTTTATTCTGGCTTAGTGATGTAATTCGGGGTAAAGGATGGAACTGGAGATTCTTCATAGCAATAGCTTATATGACTGCTGTTTACTTAATCACTGATTACAGGCTGGTATATTCCTTTTTATTTGATGGAGAACCTAATAGCAGGGATGAATACTTTCATGCCCGCCTGACTTTCTGGCATTCCGTCAGGCTTACGTTCAAAAATTTCTTCCTTGGGCATCACCATGTAATGACTGTACATACAATTATTATTTTGCCGGTCATCATTGCAGCGATGTTTTTGATTTGGAAGCATCGAAAATGGGGGAAAGAGCGTATCTTCGTTTTCTTATTTGTGCTGAATTTTATCTTATCCGCTTGGTATGCCTTTTGGTTTTATAAAGGATGGCTTCCATTAACGGAGAGGTTCCATTTTTTAGATACATTTAATTTTGCCAGGTATCACTTTTTGCGTCCATTAGTGGTGTACATTTTATTTGCCATTGGCCTGAGGATTCTCTGGAATGAAAAAGTATTTCGCAGATCAGTTCCCTGGCTGATAGCTGCCCAAATCTTCTTGCTGTTGTTAACAAATGAAGAGATTGTTTTTCACAAAAAGCCTAGTGTTAGGGAATTTTATGCTGAGGAACAATTTGAAGCGATTAAAAACCACATAGGAAAACCTCAAAATAGCTATCGTGTCGCCAGTATAGGCTTACATCCAGCCATTGCACAATATAATGGATTTTACACACTCGATACCTACAATAATTTTTATCCTCTGAGTTATAAATATCAATTCAGGAAGATTTTCGAAAAAGAACTTGAGAAAAATAAACGGATCCGAGTTTATTTTGATGAGTGGGGCGGACGCTGTTACATCTTTACTGATGAATTGGGAAAACATTATATGTTTAAAAAAACATCAAAAAGAAGAATTAAAAATATCGAATTGAATTTAGAGCCGTTTAAACAAATGGGCGGGGAATATATCTTTTCTTCTGTTCCCATTGATAACGCAATAGAAAATAACCTGAAGCTTGGTAAAGTTTTTACCTCAAAGGATAGTGCCTGGAAAATTTACCTCTATGAAGCTTTATAA